From Cellulomonas chengniuliangii, the proteins below share one genomic window:
- a CDS encoding YceD family protein — protein MTGTWTVQRATHLDPRSPFVLDTHELGRRPGSMRTVQRTVPAPEDLGTEVIGIPAGSDLELEVRLEAVMEGVLVTGSVRGRAVGECVRCLEEVVEDIDVPFQELYVYPERAVVAVEDGDTEEDVRELDGDLVDIEPALRDTVVPALPFQPLCGPDCPGLCSECGARLVDDPDHTHEILDPRWAALGRLQGTFDETKES, from the coding sequence ATGACGGGAACCTGGACCGTGCAGCGCGCGACACACCTCGATCCCCGCTCGCCCTTCGTGCTCGACACCCACGAGCTCGGACGACGTCCGGGATCGATGCGGACCGTGCAGCGGACGGTGCCCGCCCCTGAGGACCTCGGCACCGAGGTGATCGGCATCCCTGCCGGGAGCGACCTGGAGCTGGAAGTCCGGCTCGAGGCTGTGATGGAAGGGGTCCTGGTCACCGGATCCGTCCGCGGCCGGGCGGTCGGGGAGTGCGTGCGATGCTTGGAAGAGGTCGTCGAGGACATCGACGTGCCTTTCCAGGAGTTGTACGTCTACCCTGAGCGCGCGGTGGTCGCGGTCGAGGACGGCGACACCGAGGAGGATGTGCGCGAGCTCGACGGCGACCTGGTCGACATCGAGCCCGCGCTTCGGGACACGGTGGTGCCTGCGCTACCCTTTCAACCGCTGTGCGGACCCGACTGCCCGGGCCTGTGCTCCGAGTGCGGTGCACGCCTGGTGGACGACCCGGACCACACGCATGAGATCCTTGACCCTCGGTGGGCTGCCCTCGGGCGCCTCCAGGGCACGTTCGACGAGACGAAAGAGAGCTAG
- a CDS encoding response regulator → MIVDDHEVVRRGIAEVVERADGMTVIAEAGSVADGVRRATLVQPQILLVDLQLPDGTGIDLINAVRKLHPDVRAIVLTSFDDDDALTAALEAGASAYLLKSVRGAEITDVVRAVASGRTLLDERTVTRRRAGHDDPTENLTPSEMKVLDLIGEGLSNREIAERLGVAEKTVKNHITSLLAKMGLQRRTQVAAWVSARKHSGWRAETGR, encoded by the coding sequence ATGATCGTCGACGACCATGAGGTGGTCCGACGCGGTATCGCCGAGGTGGTCGAGCGTGCCGACGGCATGACCGTCATCGCCGAGGCGGGCTCCGTCGCCGATGGCGTCCGCCGCGCGACCTTGGTCCAACCGCAGATCCTGCTGGTCGACCTGCAGCTGCCCGATGGCACGGGGATCGACCTCATCAACGCCGTGCGCAAGCTGCACCCGGACGTCCGCGCGATCGTGCTCACGTCCTTCGACGACGACGACGCGCTGACGGCGGCGCTCGAGGCCGGCGCCTCGGCCTACCTGCTCAAGAGTGTGCGCGGCGCGGAGATCACCGACGTGGTGCGCGCTGTCGCGTCGGGCCGCACGCTGCTCGACGAGCGGACCGTGACTCGCCGGCGGGCGGGGCACGACGACCCCACGGAGAACCTCACGCCGAGCGAGATGAAGGTGCTCGACCTGATCGGCGAGGGCCTGTCGAACCGGGAGATCGCCGAGCGCCTCGGCGTCGCGGAGAAGACCGTCAAGAACCACATCACCTCGCTGCTCGCCAAGATGGGGCTGCAGCGTCGCACCCAGGTCGCCGCCTGGGTGTCGGCGCGCAAGCACAGCGGCTGGCGCGCCGAGACGGGCCGCTGA
- the cydC gene encoding thiol reductant ABC exporter subunit CydC, with protein MTAATTAPTVPPTPSTLPASRAAATDRRQSRWARSDDPLWRAVALLGVRPARVALAVLLGVLGLGCAVALAAVSAWLIARASQMPPVLALSVATVGVRAFGIGRGVFRYVERLTSHDVALRGMANLRTALYRRLAVGRPEATLRLRRGDLLTRVGADVDAVGDAVVRGLLPIAVAAVLGVGTVVAMSLFLPAAGLSLAACLLLAGVVAPWLAARAARTTEQRAVHARAALSTVALGLLDDAGPLTVQGRAPQELSALREADRELASAADAGARPAALGALLGSLATGLATLAALLFGVPAVQSGALAPVELAVIVLTPLASFEAVNVLPTAAIQLQRSRAAARRIMSLLDSAAPDGGVPVELSEEPDLSPAASSAPQDPPPTDLVARGLACGWPGRAPVVDALDLDVRPGRSIAVVGPSGAGKTTLLLTLAGLIPRQGGSLELGGLPLDGLPHDEIARSVVLTSEDAHVFETSVLENLRVSRGDVTPEEAVAALERAGLGQWLAALPDGVSTELGPDAQSVSGGERRRLLLARALLSHAPLLLVDEPAEHLDAETADRLVRDLLSQGSDDTRRGVVVVTHRLSPLDAADEILVVEGGRVTGRGSHGDLLASHAGYRDGFAREHEAPEEQ; from the coding sequence ATGACCGCCGCGACCACCGCCCCGACCGTCCCCCCCACGCCCTCCACGCTTCCCGCCTCTCGCGCCGCCGCCACGGACCGCCGGCAGAGCCGGTGGGCCCGGAGCGACGACCCGCTGTGGCGCGCGGTGGCGCTGCTGGGAGTGCGCCCGGCACGGGTGGCGCTGGCCGTCCTGCTCGGCGTCCTCGGCCTGGGCTGCGCCGTGGCCCTGGCCGCGGTGTCCGCCTGGCTCATCGCCCGCGCGTCGCAGATGCCCCCGGTGCTGGCCCTCTCGGTGGCGACCGTGGGGGTGCGGGCCTTCGGCATCGGCCGCGGGGTCTTCCGCTACGTCGAGCGACTGACCTCCCATGACGTTGCGCTCCGCGGCATGGCGAACCTCCGCACCGCGCTGTACCGCCGCCTCGCGGTGGGCAGGCCCGAGGCGACGCTGCGCCTGCGCCGCGGCGACCTGCTGACGCGCGTGGGGGCAGACGTCGACGCGGTGGGCGACGCCGTCGTGCGAGGGCTGCTGCCCATCGCGGTCGCCGCGGTGCTCGGCGTGGGCACCGTCGTCGCGATGTCCCTGTTCCTGCCCGCCGCGGGCCTGAGCCTCGCGGCCTGCCTGCTGCTGGCGGGCGTGGTGGCGCCCTGGCTCGCCGCCCGCGCCGCCCGCACCACCGAGCAGCGCGCCGTGCACGCCCGGGCCGCCCTGTCCACCGTGGCCCTCGGCCTGCTGGACGACGCCGGGCCGCTGACCGTGCAGGGCCGCGCGCCCCAGGAGCTCTCCGCGCTGCGCGAGGCCGACCGCGAGCTCGCCTCGGCCGCCGACGCCGGAGCCCGCCCGGCTGCCCTGGGCGCGCTGCTCGGGTCGCTCGCGACAGGCCTCGCGACGCTGGCCGCGCTGCTGTTCGGCGTGCCGGCCGTGCAGTCGGGGGCGTTGGCCCCGGTGGAGCTCGCCGTCATCGTGCTGACCCCGCTCGCCTCGTTCGAGGCCGTCAACGTGCTGCCCACCGCGGCGATCCAGCTGCAGCGCTCGCGCGCCGCCGCCCGGCGCATCATGTCGCTGCTCGACTCCGCGGCGCCCGACGGCGGCGTCCCGGTCGAGCTGTCGGAGGAGCCAGACCTCTCCCCCGCCGCCTCCTCCGCCCCGCAGGACCCGCCGCCCACGGACCTGGTCGCCCGTGGCCTGGCGTGCGGGTGGCCCGGCCGGGCCCCGGTCGTCGACGCGCTGGACCTCGACGTGCGGCCCGGTCGGTCGATCGCGGTGGTCGGCCCCAGCGGCGCTGGGAAGACCACGCTGCTGCTGACACTCGCCGGCCTGATCCCCCGCCAGGGAGGCAGCCTCGAGCTCGGCGGCCTCCCCCTCGACGGGCTCCCCCACGACGAGATCGCGCGCAGCGTGGTGCTCACCTCCGAGGACGCGCACGTCTTCGAGACCTCCGTCCTGGAGAACCTGCGCGTGTCCCGAGGCGACGTGACGCCCGAGGAGGCCGTGGCGGCGCTCGAGCGGGCGGGCCTCGGCCAGTGGCTGGCGGCCCTGCCCGACGGCGTGTCCACCGAGCTCGGCCCGGACGCGCAGAGCGTCTCCGGTGGCGAGCGCCGGCGCCTGCTGCTGGCGCGGGCCCTGCTCTCCCACGCGCCGCTGCTCCTGGTCGACGAGCCAGCCGAGCACCTCGACGCCGAGACCGCCGACCGGCTGGTGCGCGACCTGCTCTCGCAGGGCTCCGACGACACGCGCCGGGGTGTGGTGGTGGTCACGCACCGCCTGTCGCCGCTAGACGCCGCAGACGAGATCCTGGTGGTCGAGGGCGGTCGCGTGACCGGTCGCGGCAGCCACGGGGATTTGCTGGCCTCGCATGCGGGCTACCGTGATGGCTTCGCACGAGAGCACGAGGCACCGGAGGAACAATGA
- the rpmF gene encoding 50S ribosomal protein L32, which translates to MAVPKRKMSRSNTRARRSQWKTTATTLSTCPQCKADKQPHIACPSCGAYNNRRYAEAVRTEHEAR; encoded by the coding sequence GTGGCTGTTCCGAAGCGCAAGATGTCGCGCAGCAACACCCGTGCGCGTCGGTCGCAGTGGAAGACCACTGCCACGACGCTCAGCACCTGCCCGCAGTGCAAGGCTGACAAGCAGCCGCACATCGCCTGCCCGTCGTGCGGTGCGTACAACAACCGTCGCTACGCCGAGGCGGTTCGCACCGAGCACGAGGCTCGCTGA
- a CDS encoding DUF6297 family protein yields MSAHVEPGGLDPAHGLEPVLVGPSDRGPAPSGRSIRRYTAAAANQRGGASLGQLLNDVYYAVISLAISIGMALGITGSLREALPEPPTGGVDAGISLPALVAVVVVALTGVLLSLAGRLGPVGAGGAEAAWWLSLPVDRRGLLRPASRRLPLLGAAAGAVIVALLDAGLLGGEDMAQVLRAGLGAALGAAVVVLAAGIGQTLQVSRRTTALVGDLVLAAAPVLALVGAVAGWSLDALPTAPAWLLALLAVAAGLLAWLLDRRLDRIPSRSLRESGSVASQAVGAMVSLDSRELGRALTDGAARTRRRGSRRFRGVSGAPAALLTADVTVLLRSTRHVVQIVVAALVPALVAFVPQLAGPVGFLLAILVGGYAAMTATGEGARRAEMAPVLDRLLPLPAGQVRRWRMIVPGVVMLLWSVAAFGSIGAWAGDVASWLALGIASAPVWAGAAIRSAYRPAPNWAGPLVSTPMGALPSGVTSVLARGPDVVILGMIPVAIAILLGSVLPILLGVQMVLSVIVVAVSGGTRTLMERMQDTLGQDPAQPGGAVRR; encoded by the coding sequence GTGAGCGCACACGTCGAGCCCGGCGGCCTCGACCCGGCCCACGGGCTCGAGCCGGTCCTCGTCGGCCCCTCGGACCGGGGCCCCGCGCCGTCCGGCCGGTCGATCCGCCGATACACCGCCGCGGCCGCCAACCAGCGCGGTGGGGCCAGCCTCGGGCAGCTGCTCAACGACGTGTACTACGCGGTCATCTCCCTGGCCATCAGCATCGGGATGGCGCTGGGCATCACGGGCTCCTTGCGCGAGGCGCTGCCCGAGCCGCCGACCGGCGGCGTCGACGCGGGCATCAGCCTGCCGGCGCTCGTCGCCGTCGTCGTGGTGGCGTTGACGGGAGTCCTCCTGTCGCTCGCCGGGCGGCTCGGCCCCGTCGGGGCGGGCGGCGCCGAGGCGGCCTGGTGGCTGTCGCTGCCGGTGGACCGGCGCGGCCTGCTGCGTCCGGCGTCCCGGCGCCTGCCCTTGCTGGGGGCGGCCGCCGGCGCCGTCATCGTGGCCCTCCTCGACGCGGGGCTGCTCGGCGGGGAGGACATGGCGCAGGTGCTGCGCGCCGGCCTCGGAGCAGCGCTCGGCGCGGCCGTGGTGGTGCTGGCGGCGGGCATCGGGCAGACGCTGCAGGTCTCTCGTCGCACCACGGCGCTGGTCGGAGACCTGGTGCTGGCCGCGGCGCCCGTCCTGGCCCTGGTCGGCGCTGTCGCCGGATGGAGCCTCGACGCGCTTCCCACGGCGCCCGCCTGGCTGCTCGCGCTGCTGGCGGTCGCCGCGGGCCTGCTCGCGTGGCTCCTCGACCGCCGGCTGGACCGCATCCCGTCTCGATCCCTGCGGGAGAGCGGCTCGGTGGCGAGCCAGGCGGTGGGCGCCATGGTCTCCCTCGACTCCCGCGAGCTGGGCCGCGCCCTGACGGACGGCGCGGCCCGGACGCGGCGGCGCGGCTCCCGGCGGTTCCGCGGCGTCTCCGGGGCCCCTGCGGCCCTCCTCACGGCCGACGTGACGGTGCTGCTGCGCTCGACCCGGCACGTGGTGCAGATCGTCGTCGCCGCGCTCGTCCCCGCGCTCGTGGCCTTCGTCCCCCAGCTCGCCGGCCCGGTCGGGTTCCTGCTCGCGATCCTCGTCGGCGGCTATGCCGCGATGACCGCCACGGGGGAGGGCGCGCGGCGGGCGGAGATGGCCCCGGTGCTGGACCGGCTGCTCCCACTGCCCGCGGGCCAGGTGCGGCGCTGGCGCATGATCGTGCCGGGCGTGGTGATGCTGCTGTGGTCGGTGGCCGCCTTCGGCTCCATCGGGGCCTGGGCAGGCGACGTGGCCTCCTGGCTTGCCCTGGGGATCGCCTCGGCGCCCGTGTGGGCCGGCGCCGCGATCCGCTCGGCCTACCGGCCCGCCCCGAACTGGGCGGGCCCGCTCGTGTCCACGCCCATGGGCGCGCTGCCGTCGGGTGTCACCTCGGTGCTGGCCCGAGGGCCGGACGTGGTGATCCTGGGGATGATCCCGGTGGCCATCGCGATCCTGCTGGGCTCGGTGCTTCCCATCCTGCTCGGCGTCCAGATGGTGCTCTCGGTGATCGTCGTCGCCGTGTCCGGCGGCACCCGCACCCTGATGGAGCGCATGCAGGACACCCTCGGGCAGGACCCGGCCCAGCCCGGCGGGGCGGTGCGCCGATGA
- the mutM gene encoding bifunctional DNA-formamidopyrimidine glycosylase/DNA-(apurinic or apyrimidinic site) lyase — MPELPEVETVRDGLARHIVGRTVADVEVRRDYSVRRHEGGPLDFAGRLRGRRLDAVARRGKFLWLLLDAPGTELPDAALMAHLGMSGQLLVRGSAEDAGAAEPHPHLRVRLWLDGGGALDFVDQRTFGHLSVVELVPTPDGAPGGAGSPLPLIPEPAAHIGRDLLDPALDRDGLVARIRARRTGLKRALLDQTLASGVGNIYADEGLWRARLHYARPTETLRRAEVERALDGAAEVMREALAQGGTSFDALYVNVNGASGYFDRSLAVYGQEGRPCPRCGALVRRDTFMNRSSYTCPRCQPRPRNARW, encoded by the coding sequence TTGCCGGAGCTGCCCGAGGTCGAGACCGTCCGCGACGGGCTGGCGCGCCACATCGTCGGGCGCACCGTCGCTGATGTCGAGGTGCGCCGGGACTACAGCGTGCGCCGGCACGAGGGCGGGCCGCTCGACTTCGCCGGGCGGCTGAGGGGGCGCCGCCTGGACGCCGTCGCCCGCCGGGGCAAGTTCCTCTGGCTGCTGCTCGACGCGCCCGGGACAGAGCTGCCCGACGCGGCGCTCATGGCCCACCTGGGCATGAGCGGGCAGCTCCTGGTCCGTGGCTCGGCCGAGGACGCCGGCGCTGCCGAGCCGCACCCCCACCTGCGGGTGCGGCTGTGGCTGGACGGCGGCGGAGCCCTCGATTTCGTGGACCAGCGGACCTTCGGCCACCTCTCCGTCGTCGAGCTCGTGCCGACCCCCGACGGCGCGCCCGGGGGAGCGGGGTCGCCGTTGCCGCTCATCCCCGAGCCCGCGGCCCACATCGGACGCGACCTGCTGGACCCGGCCCTGGACCGCGACGGGCTCGTCGCCCGGATCCGCGCGCGCAGGACCGGCCTCAAAAGGGCGCTGCTCGACCAGACCCTGGCCTCGGGCGTGGGGAACATCTACGCCGACGAGGGCCTGTGGCGCGCACGGCTGCACTACGCCCGGCCCACCGAGACGTTGCGCAGGGCCGAGGTGGAGCGCGCGCTCGACGGCGCCGCCGAGGTCATGCGGGAGGCCCTCGCGCAGGGCGGGACGAGCTTCGACGCGTTGTACGTGAACGTGAACGGGGCCTCGGGCTACTTCGACCGGTCGCTCGCGGTGTACGGCCAGGAGGGGCGCCCATGTCCGCGCTGCGGCGCCCTCGTGCGCCGGGACACGTTCATGAACCGCTCCTCCTACACCTGTCCCAGGTGCCAGCCGCGCCCGCGCAACGCCCGTTGGTAG
- the rnc gene encoding ribonuclease III: protein MNDAATPLIEKLGVQLDPELLVLSLTHRSFAHEAGGIPTNERLEFLGDTVLGLVVTETLYRTHPTLSEGELAKMRAATVSQRALAAVARELELGSYMLLGKGELATGGDDKDSILSDTLEALFGAVYLAHGLEEARGVVLRLVGPTLEAAADLGAGLDWKTSLQELAAELGLGAPVYEVVGEGPDHARTFTARAIVGGEARGTGTGPAKKLAEQQAAADAYGALDALPRSTAPSA, encoded by the coding sequence ATGAACGACGCCGCCACACCGCTCATCGAGAAGCTCGGGGTCCAACTGGACCCCGAGCTTCTTGTGCTGTCCCTGACCCACCGGTCCTTCGCGCACGAGGCCGGCGGCATCCCGACCAACGAGCGCCTGGAGTTCCTCGGGGACACGGTGCTCGGCCTGGTCGTGACCGAGACGCTCTACCGCACTCATCCGACGCTGTCCGAGGGCGAGCTCGCCAAGATGCGCGCCGCGACGGTGTCCCAGCGCGCCCTGGCCGCGGTGGCCCGCGAGCTCGAGCTCGGGTCGTACATGCTCCTCGGCAAGGGGGAGCTCGCGACGGGCGGGGATGACAAGGACTCGATCCTGTCCGACACGCTCGAGGCGCTGTTCGGGGCCGTCTACCTCGCCCATGGGCTCGAGGAGGCGCGGGGAGTCGTGCTGCGCCTGGTCGGCCCCACCCTCGAGGCCGCGGCCGACCTAGGGGCCGGGCTCGACTGGAAGACCAGCTTGCAGGAGCTAGCCGCGGAGCTCGGCCTCGGCGCCCCGGTCTACGAGGTGGTGGGCGAGGGCCCCGACCACGCCCGCACGTTCACCGCCCGCGCGATCGTCGGGGGCGAGGCCCGGGGGACCGGCACCGGCCCCGCGAAGAAGCTCGCCGAGCAGCAGGCCGCGGCCGACGCCTACGGCGCGCTCGACGCCCTCCCACGCTCGACGGCCCCGTCGGCCTGA
- the coaD gene encoding pantetheine-phosphate adenylyltransferase, which yields MTTAVCPGSFDPITLGHLDVVRRARSLFDEVVVGVARNSSKQALLTPEARVELARGALAGIDGVRVEVIPGLLADFVREVGAAAVVKGLRGGADFDAETPMALMNRHLTGVETVFVIGDTALAHIASSLVKDVARFGGEIDDLVPPGVGRAVREALGAGPAGGGSR from the coding sequence GTGACCACCGCCGTCTGCCCGGGATCCTTCGACCCGATCACCTTGGGCCACCTGGACGTGGTGCGGCGCGCGCGCAGCCTCTTCGACGAGGTCGTCGTGGGCGTCGCCCGGAACTCGTCGAAGCAAGCACTGCTGACGCCCGAGGCGAGGGTCGAGCTGGCCCGCGGGGCGTTGGCGGGCATCGACGGGGTGCGGGTCGAGGTGATCCCCGGGCTCCTCGCCGACTTCGTGCGCGAGGTCGGCGCCGCCGCCGTGGTCAAGGGCCTGCGGGGTGGCGCCGACTTCGACGCCGAGACCCCGATGGCCCTCATGAACCGCCACCTGACCGGGGTGGAGACGGTGTTCGTCATCGGCGACACCGCCCTCGCCCACATCGCGTCCTCGCTGGTCAAGGACGTGGCCCGGTTCGGAGGGGAGATCGACGACCTGGTGCCGCCCGGCGTGGGCCGGGCGGTCCGCGAAGCGCTGGGCGCAGGCCCGGCGGGGGGAGGCAGCAGATGA
- the rsmD gene encoding 16S rRNA (guanine(966)-N(2))-methyltransferase RsmD, with the protein MTRIVAGTVGGRTLQVPAKGTRPTSDRVREALFARLEHLGAVDGARVLDLYAGSGALGIEAVSRGAAHATLVEAARAAVEVCRRNVAALGLAGEVAVVADRAERFTARGAAQPWDLVLLDPPYDVPEKDLAVVLAGLEGSLSPDAVVVVERSARSPEPTWPAGLERFDERAHGETRVWCAQPVTQPSGDALA; encoded by the coding sequence ATGACCCGGATCGTGGCGGGAACAGTCGGCGGGCGCACATTGCAGGTGCCCGCCAAGGGAACCCGGCCCACGAGCGACCGCGTGCGCGAGGCGCTGTTCGCCCGCCTTGAGCACCTGGGCGCCGTGGACGGCGCCCGCGTGCTCGACCTGTACGCCGGCTCGGGCGCGCTGGGGATCGAGGCCGTCAGCAGGGGCGCGGCGCACGCGACCCTCGTGGAGGCGGCGCGCGCCGCGGTCGAGGTGTGCCGGCGCAACGTGGCCGCCCTCGGGCTGGCCGGCGAGGTCGCCGTGGTCGCGGACCGCGCCGAGCGCTTCACCGCCCGGGGCGCCGCGCAGCCGTGGGACCTGGTGCTCCTGGACCCCCCGTACGACGTGCCCGAGAAGGACCTGGCCGTGGTGCTCGCCGGGCTTGAGGGGAGCCTGTCTCCCGACGCGGTGGTGGTGGTGGAGCGCTCGGCGCGCAGCCCCGAGCCCACGTGGCCCGCGGGGCTCGAGCGGTTCGACGAGCGGGCGCACGGCGAGACCCGGGTCTGGTGCGCCCAGCCTGTCACGCAGCCGTCCGGGGACGCCCTCGCGTAG
- a CDS encoding GAF domain-containing sensor histidine kinase, protein MTDRPNRGGAAVEDAPTGDGLTELLNAVLSVASDLDLTGVLERFVHVSVELTGAAYGAINVLDKRGTSTTFVQTGVPAAVAAMLGHPPHRVGVLSKIPATGVLLLDDLIQHPAFEGFPPGHPPMGSFLGAAVRVRDQVYGYLYLSDKPSGFTEDDATVVVALAAAAGVAVSNAQLYTEAARREHWLRAGQDITTMLLSGVDEEDALAHIAATARDVADADTAALALPGMGGELMIELADGHNADSLIGEIMPRDGRSWSVMTEGRGLLVESLSRSRVVRVVPMRAFGPALFAPLQTSGRGVGVLILLRRIGSPTFDPSDLVTAESFASQAALAFVLAEARHAQDVAALLDERERIARDLHDLAIQQLFATGMQLETVRRRAARGVDPSELTSIVEEALDNVDGSVRQIRQIVYALRDPDAATGLVERLRRETSLARTGLGFAPSLVVLLDDVPVPDGDYLEADQVDARVGTDLTDDVVAVVREGLANAARHAHASGVTVRVSVRGSGPTGTVLVEVEDDGSGLPAVRDRRSGTGNLAARARQHGGAFSLGVSPSGAGTLLSWSAPLG, encoded by the coding sequence ATGACCGACCGCCCGAACCGCGGTGGCGCCGCAGTCGAGGACGCCCCGACCGGCGACGGCCTCACGGAGCTGCTCAACGCCGTTCTCTCCGTTGCGAGCGACCTCGACCTGACCGGGGTGCTCGAGCGTTTCGTGCATGTCAGCGTCGAGCTCACCGGCGCGGCGTACGGGGCCATCAACGTGCTCGACAAGCGCGGCACGTCGACGACCTTCGTGCAGACCGGGGTGCCCGCGGCGGTCGCCGCGATGCTCGGGCACCCGCCGCACCGTGTCGGCGTGCTGAGCAAGATCCCGGCCACCGGAGTCCTGCTGCTCGACGACCTCATCCAGCACCCGGCGTTCGAGGGCTTCCCGCCCGGGCATCCCCCCATGGGCTCGTTCCTGGGCGCGGCCGTGCGCGTGCGCGACCAGGTGTACGGCTACCTCTACCTCTCCGACAAGCCCAGCGGGTTCACCGAGGACGACGCCACGGTGGTCGTCGCGCTCGCCGCCGCCGCGGGTGTCGCCGTCTCCAACGCCCAGCTCTACACCGAGGCGGCGCGCCGGGAGCACTGGCTGCGCGCCGGGCAGGACATCACCACGATGCTGCTCTCGGGCGTCGACGAGGAGGACGCGCTCGCGCACATCGCCGCGACGGCGCGCGACGTGGCAGACGCCGACACCGCCGCCCTGGCGCTGCCCGGGATGGGCGGCGAGCTCATGATCGAGCTCGCCGACGGCCACAACGCGGACAGCCTGATCGGCGAGATCATGCCGCGCGACGGCCGGTCGTGGTCCGTGATGACCGAGGGTCGCGGCTTGCTGGTCGAGTCCCTATCGAGGTCGCGCGTGGTGCGGGTGGTGCCGATGCGCGCGTTCGGGCCGGCCCTGTTCGCCCCGCTGCAGACCTCCGGGCGCGGGGTGGGGGTGCTGATCCTGCTGCGCCGCATCGGCAGCCCGACGTTCGACCCGAGCGACCTCGTGACCGCGGAGTCGTTCGCCTCCCAGGCTGCCCTGGCCTTCGTCCTCGCCGAGGCCCGCCACGCGCAGGACGTCGCGGCGCTGCTCGACGAGCGCGAGCGCATCGCCCGGGACCTGCACGACCTGGCCATCCAGCAGCTCTTCGCCACGGGCATGCAGCTCGAGACGGTGCGCCGCCGCGCGGCGCGGGGCGTCGACCCCAGCGAGCTGACGAGCATCGTGGAGGAGGCGCTCGACAACGTCGACGGCTCAGTGCGGCAGATCCGTCAGATCGTCTACGCCCTGCGGGACCCGGATGCCGCCACCGGACTCGTGGAGCGGCTGCGCCGGGAGACCAGCCTCGCCCGCACCGGGCTGGGCTTCGCGCCGTCCCTGGTCGTCTTGCTCGACGACGTTCCGGTGCCCGACGGCGACTACCTCGAGGCGGACCAGGTCGACGCCCGCGTCGGCACCGACCTGACCGACGACGTCGTCGCCGTGGTGCGCGAGGGGTTGGCGAACGCCGCCCGCCACGCCCACGCGTCGGGCGTCACCGTGCGCGTGTCGGTGCGCGGCTCCGGCCCCACCGGCACGGTGCTGGTCGAGGTCGAGGACGACGGGTCCGGCCTGCCAGCCGTGCGCGACCGTCGATCGGGCACGGGCAACCTGGCCGCACGCGCCCGCCAGCACGGCGGCGCGTTCAGCCTGGGCGTCTCCCCGAGCGGCGCGGGGACGCTGCTGAGCTGGTCGGCGCCGCTCGGCTGA